In the Ipomoea triloba cultivar NCNSP0323 chromosome 6, ASM357664v1 genome, one interval contains:
- the LOC116021813 gene encoding spore wall protein 2 isoform X1 produces MEESDDKDSFNPPPPSLPANYVTLTMLKERWLQKKQEEEEAKLKKQQNPEQEAKEERAGGSRDRITPTTRNQNPGKSGRDYVPRRRQQFSRDRRGGESWVRKHEEAESSGSVVVGGNPEIKEKKHWEGRKPRAPQSVKYPENAAEKGEIPTVLSEESGGKGKNVGELLLDGDNGENGVEIRKGFGGERRGERKEWRGGFKRYGNGRVNSRVHKQVGELEENEKKEEGVFGGAEEKKEKAEKGRQSGIGQSAVKIDKSSQDLLLDDRKDAIVSVRVSGQQLSMNSKVHKQAGEKEKKGAERVVGVVEDRRGKGEKGRQSGIGQSGAKIDKNSQDLLLDDRKDGNVRTGVSGQQQSKNSKVYKHVGELGEDEKKAEEGVVVVAEDRREKGEKGRQSGIGQSGVKIDKGSRDFLLDDRKDGNVRMRVSGQQQRMDSKVYKQVGELGEDEKKAEEGVVVVAEDRREKGEKGRQSGIGQSAVKIDMSSQDLLLDDRKDANVRTRVSSQQQSIDSKVHELVGEFGDEEKKVEEGVVEVAKDGIKNGDEGRIRIRTCAGPWAHNIENRFRNDNRRYGNVRRISGSAGGRHGYVGYGGRVARQRVEQVENRLMWVKKGENSSGNVTEFNSQVYGMSI; encoded by the exons ATGGAGGAATCCGACGACAAAGATTCCTTTAATCCGCCGCCGCCTTCTCTTCCCGCGAACTACGTCACGCTGACGATGCTCAAGGAGCGGTGGCTGCAGAAGAAGCAAGAGGAGGAAGAAGCGAAACTGAAGAAGCAACAGAATCCGGAGCAAGAAGCGAAAGAGGAAAGAGCGGGCGGGTCTAGGGACCGGATTACACCCACGACCCGGAACCAGAATCCGGGGAAATCCGGGCGTGATTATGTTCCTCGCCGTCGCCAGCAATTCTCGAGGGATCGGCGGGGAGGTGAAAGCTGGGTGAGGAAGCACGAGGAGGCGGAGAGCAGTGGCTCGGTGGTAGTTGGGGGAAACCCGGAAATTAAGGAAAAGAAGCACTGGGAAGGGAGAAAACCTAGGGCTCCGCAGAGTGTGAAGTATCCGGAAAATGCGGCTGAAAAAGGGGAAATTCCAACGGTTTTGAGTGAGGAGAGTGGTGGGAAAGGGAAAAATGTTGGGGAACTTCTGTTGGATGGTGATAATGGTGAAAATGGGGTTGAAATCAGAAAGGGTTTTGGGGGAGAACGTAGAGGAGAAAGGAAGGAATGGAGAGGTGGCTTTAAGAGATATGGGAATGGTAGGGTGAATTCTAGGGTTCACAAGCAGGTAGGAGAATTGGAAGAgaatgaaaagaaagaagagggAGTTTTTGGAGGAGctgaagaaaaaaaggaaaaggctGAGAAGGGGAGACAAAGTGGTATAGGACAGTCTGCAGTGAAGATTGATAAGAGTTCTCAGGATTTGTTGTTGGATGATAGAAAAGATGCCATTGTGAGTGTGAGGGTAAGTGGTCAGCAACTGAGCATGAATTCTAAGGTTCACAAGCAGGCAggagagaaagaaaagaaaggggCAGAGAGGGTTGTTGGAGTGGTCGAAGATAGAAGGGGAAAGGGTGAGAAGGGGAGACAAAGTGGCATAGGACAGTCGGGGGCGAAGATTGATAAGAATTCTCAGGATTTGTTGTTGGATGATAGAAAAGATGGCAATGTGAGGACGGGGGTAAGTGGTCAGCAACAGAGCAAGAATTCTAAGGTTTACAAGCACGTAGGAGAATTAGGAGAGGATGAAAAGAAAGCAGAAGAGGGGGTTGTTGTAGTGGCTGAAGATAGAAGGGAAAAGGGTGAGAAGGGGAGACAAAGTGGCATAGGACAGTCGGGGGTGAAGATTGATAAGGGTTCTCGGGATTTTTTGTTGGATGATAGAAAAGATGGCAATGTGAGGATGAGGGTAAGTGGTCAGCAACAGAGAATGGATTCTAAGGTTTACAAGCAGGTAGGAGAATTAGGAGAGGATGAAAAGAAAGCAGAAGAGGGGGTTGTTGTAGTTGCTGAAGATAGAAGGGAAAAGGGTGAGAAGGGGAGACAAAGTGGCATAGGGCAGTCGGCTGTGAAGATTGATATGAGTTCTCAGGATTTGTTGTTGGATGACAGAAAAGATGCCAATGTAAGAACGAGGGTAAGCAGTCAGCAACAGAGTATTGATTCCAAGGTTCACGAGCTGGTAGGAGAATTTGGAGATGAGGAAAAGAAGGTAGAGGAGGGGGTTGTAGAAGTGGCCAAGGATGGAATTAAAAATGGTGACGAGGGGAGGATAAGGATTAGAACTTGTGCAGGACCTTGGGCTCATAACATTGAAAACAGATTCAGGAATGATAATAGAAGATATGGCAATGTGAGGAGGATAAGTGGTAGTGCTGGTGGTCGGCATGGATATGTAGGTTACGGGGGAAGGGTGGCTCGACAAAGGGTTGAGCAGGTAGAGAATCGATTAATGTGGGTGAAGAAGGGAGAAAATTCCAGCGGCAATGTTACTGAGTTCAATTCTCAG GTTTATGGAATGAGCATCTAG
- the LOC116021813 gene encoding spore wall protein 2 isoform X2, which translates to MEESDDKDSFNPPPPSLPANYVTLTMLKERWLQKKQEEEEAKLKKQQNPEQEAKEERAGGSRDRITPTTRNQNPGKSGRDYVPRRRQQFSRDRRGGESWVRKHEEAESSGSVVVGGNPEIKEKKHWEGRKPRAPQSVKYPENAAEKGEIPTVLSEESGGKGKNVGELLLDGDNGENGVEIRKGFGGERRGERKEWRGGFKRYGNGRVNSRVHKQVGELEENEKKEEGVFGGAEEKKEKAEKGRQSGIGQSAVKIDKSSQDLLLDDRKDAIVSVRVSGQQLSMNSKVHKQAGEKEKKGAERVVGVVEDRRGKGEKGRQSGIGQSGAKIDKNSQDLLLDDRKDGNVRTGVSGQQQSKNSKVYKHVGELGEDEKKAEEGVVVVAEDRREKGEKGRQSGIGQSGVKIDKGSRDFLLDDRKDGNVRMRVSGQQQRMDSKVYKQVGELGEDEKKAEEGVVVVAEDRREKGEKGRQSGIGQSAVKIDMSSQDLLLDDRKDANVRTRVSSQQQSIDSKVHELVGEFGDEEKKVEEGVVEVAKDGIKNGDEGRIRIRTCAGPWAHNIENRFRNDNRRYGNVRRISGSAGGRHGYVGYGGRVARQRVEQVENRLMWVKKGENSSGNVTEFNSQVHL; encoded by the exons ATGGAGGAATCCGACGACAAAGATTCCTTTAATCCGCCGCCGCCTTCTCTTCCCGCGAACTACGTCACGCTGACGATGCTCAAGGAGCGGTGGCTGCAGAAGAAGCAAGAGGAGGAAGAAGCGAAACTGAAGAAGCAACAGAATCCGGAGCAAGAAGCGAAAGAGGAAAGAGCGGGCGGGTCTAGGGACCGGATTACACCCACGACCCGGAACCAGAATCCGGGGAAATCCGGGCGTGATTATGTTCCTCGCCGTCGCCAGCAATTCTCGAGGGATCGGCGGGGAGGTGAAAGCTGGGTGAGGAAGCACGAGGAGGCGGAGAGCAGTGGCTCGGTGGTAGTTGGGGGAAACCCGGAAATTAAGGAAAAGAAGCACTGGGAAGGGAGAAAACCTAGGGCTCCGCAGAGTGTGAAGTATCCGGAAAATGCGGCTGAAAAAGGGGAAATTCCAACGGTTTTGAGTGAGGAGAGTGGTGGGAAAGGGAAAAATGTTGGGGAACTTCTGTTGGATGGTGATAATGGTGAAAATGGGGTTGAAATCAGAAAGGGTTTTGGGGGAGAACGTAGAGGAGAAAGGAAGGAATGGAGAGGTGGCTTTAAGAGATATGGGAATGGTAGGGTGAATTCTAGGGTTCACAAGCAGGTAGGAGAATTGGAAGAgaatgaaaagaaagaagagggAGTTTTTGGAGGAGctgaagaaaaaaaggaaaaggctGAGAAGGGGAGACAAAGTGGTATAGGACAGTCTGCAGTGAAGATTGATAAGAGTTCTCAGGATTTGTTGTTGGATGATAGAAAAGATGCCATTGTGAGTGTGAGGGTAAGTGGTCAGCAACTGAGCATGAATTCTAAGGTTCACAAGCAGGCAggagagaaagaaaagaaaggggCAGAGAGGGTTGTTGGAGTGGTCGAAGATAGAAGGGGAAAGGGTGAGAAGGGGAGACAAAGTGGCATAGGACAGTCGGGGGCGAAGATTGATAAGAATTCTCAGGATTTGTTGTTGGATGATAGAAAAGATGGCAATGTGAGGACGGGGGTAAGTGGTCAGCAACAGAGCAAGAATTCTAAGGTTTACAAGCACGTAGGAGAATTAGGAGAGGATGAAAAGAAAGCAGAAGAGGGGGTTGTTGTAGTGGCTGAAGATAGAAGGGAAAAGGGTGAGAAGGGGAGACAAAGTGGCATAGGACAGTCGGGGGTGAAGATTGATAAGGGTTCTCGGGATTTTTTGTTGGATGATAGAAAAGATGGCAATGTGAGGATGAGGGTAAGTGGTCAGCAACAGAGAATGGATTCTAAGGTTTACAAGCAGGTAGGAGAATTAGGAGAGGATGAAAAGAAAGCAGAAGAGGGGGTTGTTGTAGTTGCTGAAGATAGAAGGGAAAAGGGTGAGAAGGGGAGACAAAGTGGCATAGGGCAGTCGGCTGTGAAGATTGATATGAGTTCTCAGGATTTGTTGTTGGATGACAGAAAAGATGCCAATGTAAGAACGAGGGTAAGCAGTCAGCAACAGAGTATTGATTCCAAGGTTCACGAGCTGGTAGGAGAATTTGGAGATGAGGAAAAGAAGGTAGAGGAGGGGGTTGTAGAAGTGGCCAAGGATGGAATTAAAAATGGTGACGAGGGGAGGATAAGGATTAGAACTTGTGCAGGACCTTGGGCTCATAACATTGAAAACAGATTCAGGAATGATAATAGAAGATATGGCAATGTGAGGAGGATAAGTGGTAGTGCTGGTGGTCGGCATGGATATGTAGGTTACGGGGGAAGGGTGGCTCGACAAAGGGTTGAGCAGGTAGAGAATCGATTAATGTGGGTGAAGAAGGGAGAAAATTCCAGCGGCAATGTTACTGAGTTCAATTCTCAG GTTCATCTGTGA